From Malassezia restricta chromosome VIII, complete sequence, the proteins below share one genomic window:
- a CDS encoding U4/U6.U5 tri-snRNP-associated protein 3, translating into MTERRSRVRYDEDTPPDPVHEERAYSRWHRRDRDWTEGRDRRDGREARSWRSAPHERQDSWRRRREQSPIRSHDARPRQSKQPLSPVQHDTPSIQDADADQMAAIMGFGNFGSSKGKPVENNSEGYAHIRKEHSWRQYMNRKGGFNRPLDKV; encoded by the exons ATGACCGAGCGACGTTCGCGCGTCCGCTACGATGAGGACACGCCGCCAGATCCAGTGCATGAAGAGCGTGCGTACTCGAGATGGCATAGGCGTGATCGTGACTGGACGGAAGGCCGTGATCGACGCGATGGACGAGAAGCACGttcgtggcgcagcgcgcctCACGAACGACAAGATAGctggcgccgacgccgcgaGCAAAGTCCGATACGTTCGCACGATGCACGTCCGAGACAGTCAAAGCAGCCTTTGTCACCTGTGCAGCACGATACCCCGAGCATTCAAGATGCTGATGCTGATCAAATGGCGGCTATCATGGGCTTTGGCAATTTTGGATCGAGCAAG GGAAAACCCGTGGAGAACAATTCGGAGGGCTACGCACACATTCGAAAGGAGCACAGCTGGCGGCAATACATGAATCG AAAGGGCGGCTTCAACCGGCCTCTAGATAAGGTCTAG
- a CDS encoding tRNA-dihydrouridine synthase 2, producing the protein MSEPGEQAPKRIKLDAQDVLPPPAHDKMPRFDRGVFLAPMVRSGALPCRLLALEYGADLVWGPEVVDRAIMGTERRVHPSTGLVEFIKDGKQVFSCHPIERPFLIYQVGSSTPENAAEAVRIVTEHDDVAGVDLNCGCPKPFSTLGGMGANLLTMPDLLCEILKAMRRAAPPHVSVTCKIRLLPTQAQTLDLVERIVRTRTIRALTIHCRTKPMRPREPALLDRFRDVAAHVAKVAQETGQDVPVVCNGDCFGVTDIPRLQTLTGAQAFMMARGPEANMSCFREHRECVGTVVAPKWLRYAVYFDNPFGNTKYCITQMAFTTTAGAKEHDAPRVSPLKKRELVDMRMELNRAKSHEDMARALRMPWPVDTSDIATSLPGRLGPRT; encoded by the coding sequence ATGTCAGAGCCTGGTGAACAAGCACCGAAGCGGATCAagctggatgcgcaggatgtgctgccgccgcctgcgcatGATAAGATGCCCCGCTTTGATCGAGGTGTCTTTCTCGCGCCTATGGTGCGAAGCGGCGCTCTTCCATGCCGTCTTCTGGCGCTCGAATACGGAGCGGACCTAGTGTGGGGCCCGGAAGTAGTAGATCGTGCGATTATGGGCACAGAGCGCCGCGTTCATCCTTCGACGGGTCTCGTCGAATTTATCAAAGACGGCAAACAGGTGTTTTCGTGCCATCCCATCGAGCGGCCGTTTCTCATATACCAAGTGGGATCTTCCACACCCGAGAATGCGGCTGAGGCTGTGCGGATCGTCACTGAGCATGATGATGTCGCTGGTGTCGACTTGAACTGCGGCTGTCCCAAGCCATTCTCGACGCTAGGTGGCATGGGTGCCAATCTGCTCACGATGCCTGACTTGCTGTGTGAGATCCTGAaggcgatgcggcgcgctgcaccGCCGCATGTGAGTGTGACGTGCAAGATACGTCTTTtgccgacgcaggcgcagaCGCTGGATCTGGTCGAGCGTATTGTGCGGACGCGCACCATCCGCGCGCTGACCATTCACTGCCGCACCAAACCGATGCGGCCTCGAGAGCCtgcgctgctggaccgGTTCCGCGACGTCGCGGCCCATGTGGCGAAAGTAGCTCAGGAGACAGGGCAAGATGTGCCTGTCGTGTGCAATGGCGATTGCTTTGGCGTCACTGACATTCCACGACTACAAACACTCACGGGCGCACAGGCGTTTATGATGGCGCGCGGCCCTGAAGCCAACATGTCGTGCTTCCGCGAGCACCGAGAATGTGTCGGCACCGTCGTTGCGCCCAAGTGGCTCCGCTATGCTGTCTATTTTGACAACCCATTCGGCAACACCAAGTACTGCATCACCCAAATGGCCTTCACCACCACGGCAGGTGCCAAGGAGCACGATGCACCGCGTGTATCGCCTCTCAAAAAGCGAGAACTAGTCGACATGCGCATGGAGCTAAATCGTGCCAAGTCACACGAagacatggcgcgcgctttGCGCATGCCGTGGCCCGTCGATACGAGCGACATAGCGACTTCGCTGCCAGGTAGGCTAGGCCCACGAACGTAA
- a CDS encoding pentafunctional AROM polypeptide, whose amino-acid sequence MSRDEDVHDKVPSYHAPPFESPISGATIHELRCLDTKIQLGYHLVPHIVQTLLSELPSSAYVLVTDTHLAQLGAVDKFRDAFQQSKGAHQRFLTYEIAPGEESKSRETKAAMEDWMLEHRLTRDTVVLACGGGVIGDLVGFVAATFMRGLKYVQIPTTLLAMVDSSVGGKTAIDHPHGKNLIGAFHQPHYVFIDAAWLLTLPAREFSNGMAEIIKTAAIWDVQDFEKLESQSDAIRAAVMSEAARAHGTSQGHTLETRTTSQTLLLDVIRGSVGVKAWIVTVDEKETGLRNLVNFGHSIGHAIEAVLTPDMLHGECIAIGMVLEAEIARLVCGLPQVAIGRLTRCLQLYDLPVSLADPRIVALSKARELTTARLLDIMRVDKKNAGAQKKVVLLSRLGATAEERASAVPDSLLEHVLAPAMLVRESTHMPREPATIPTPGSKSISNRALVLAALSGGTCRVRNLLHSDDTRVMMQALVQLGVADFAWEDNGHTLVVHGHGGQVQASEAPVYLQNAGTAARFMTGVASLVRQGSISLTGNARMHERPIGPLVDALQSNGVHIDYQGKPACLPLRVEGTGMGLRGGRIELAANVSSQYVSSILLCAPYAQAPVELALVGGKVISQPYIDMTVAIMRAFGVHVERVGEYVYRIPQQTYTAPPTYEVESDASSATYPLAFAALTGTTVTVPHLGRTSLQGDAAFACQVLAPMGCAVEQTDTTTTVTGPPVGQLRALGSVDMESMTDAFITASMLFAVAPGPTRITGIANQRVKECDRLRAVVTELGKLGVRASEHEDGIDIVGAPISQLTSNAELSSYDDHRIAMSFSLLACVVPGSTTILEKRCVEKTWPAWWDVLHGPLHASVSGAHLHEALVHARTKRTGAWPTPSAYASDATIVLIGMRASGKSHVGQRLAGLLHRTFLDADEVFAQLHGDLGAYVQSFGWDAFREAEAQILASLISQHPTGHVLALGGGVVEYAPSRALLEHVREQVGPVVHIVRSYEAISAFLATSDRPAYGEPLSDVYARRQPLYTRAACMETVNASDTTAEALARQLATPLGLGRLPASPSFFLSLTMADMHEARPLMTQITPGVDVLELRVDLLRECTPAFVREQVAELRRITPLPLLYTVRSASQGGRLPDESEDLYFELLYLGLRMGCDYIDLEMHRPAARLAAVAEARGRSLIVASHHDTAGELRWTAPVMRRMYDRGRQLGDMVKLVGVARSWQDSMDLETFRATVARDAPHPLIAINMHEMGRLSRIVNPLMTPVTHELMPSSAAPGQMSVRAIHEARHLLGLLPRRRLFLLGSPIAQSQSPLIHNTGFQVLGLPHVYERFETSTVDERLVQLLHAPDFGGASVTIPLKLSIMQLLDSISPEAQVIGAVNTIVPRRDSDTGRVALHGENTDWHAIYDRARAAHVRSDGLVALVIGAGGSARAALYAMHRLGASCILLYNRTYDKAVALAEQVPVEWHVEAIPSLASVGARADHAQLRVVVSNVPAAATSLSPEQGADIVLPKELLPAQSGVAIDMAYGVEHTPLLVLAQMHGWHTVRGIDILLSQAYRQFRLWTQLPPPCAAIEHEVLPAYAASLP is encoded by the coding sequence ATGAGCAGGGACGAGGACGTGCACGACAAAGTGCCGTCGtaccatgcgccgccgtTTGAGTCGCCCATTAGTGGCGCTACTATACATGAGCTGCGGTGTTTGGATACCAAGATCCAGCTTGGCTACCATCTCGTGCCGCATATTGTACAGACCCTGCTGAGCGAGCtgccgtcgagcgcctaTGTGCTGGTGACTGACACTCACTTGGCTCAGCTGGGGGCGGTTGACAAGTTCCGGGATGCCTTCCAGCAGTCGAAAGGGGCGCACCAGCGCTTTTTGACGTACGAAATAGCGCCTGGTGAAGAGAGCAAGAGTCGCGAGACCAAGGCGGCTATGGAAGACTGGATGCTGGAGCATCGCTTGACGCGCGATACCGTGGTGCTTGCCTGTGGTGGCGGCGTGATTGGCGACTTGGTGGGATTTGTTGCTGCGACGTTCATGCGTGGACTCAAGTACGTGCAGATTccgacgacgctgctggcgatGGTAGACTCGTCAGTCGGTGGCAAAACGGCGATTGACCATCCGCACGGCAAGAACTTGATTGGCGCGTTTCACCAGCCGCACTATGTATTTATCGATGCTGCATGGCTCTTGACGCTGCCCGCGCGCGAATTCAGCAATGGTATGGCCGAAATCATCAAGACGGCCGCCATATGGGACGTGCAGGACTTTGAAAAGCTCGAGTCCCAGTCTGATGCGATTCGCGCTGCGGTCATGAGCGAGGCggctcgagcgcatggaacGTCGCAGGGCCATACGCTAgagacgcgcacgacgtcACAGACGCTGCTCCTGGATGTCATCCGCGGCAGTGTGGGTGTCAAGGCATGGATCGTGACGGTCGATGAGAAGGAAACGGGACTACGTAACCTCGTCAACTTTGGCCACTCGATCGGCCACGCTATTGAGGCTGTGCTGACCCCTGATATGTTGCATGGGGAGTGCATCGCGATCGGCATGGTCCTCGAAGCCGAAATCGCCCGGCTTGTGTGCGGCCTGCCGCAAGTCGCAATTGGCCGTCTCACGCGCTGCCTGCAGCTGTACGATCTGCCTGTGTCGCTGGCTGATCCTCGCATCGTGGCGCTGTCCAAGGCACGTGAGCTGACGACCGCTCGGCTCCTGGACATTATGCGCGTCGACAAGAAAAATGCCGGTGCGCAGAAAAAGGTGGTGCTCTTGTCCCGCTTAGGCGCCACGGCCGAGGAGAGGGCCAGTGCCGTGCCCGACTCCCTCCTGGAGCATGTGCTGGCGCCGGCCATGCTTGTGCGCGAGTCCACGCACATGCCGAGGGAGCCCGCCACGATCCCGACGCCCGGCTCCAAGAGCATCTCCAACCGCGCATTGGTGCTGGCGGCTCTGAGTGGCGGAACGTGCCGCGTTCGCAACCTGCTCCATTCTGACGATACCCGCGTcatgatgcaggcgcttgtCCAGCTGGGTGTTGCTGACTTTGCGTGGGAAGACAACGGCCACACGCTCGtggtgcatggccacgGCGGACAAGTGCAGGCGAGTGAGGCGCCTGTGTACCTGCAAAACGCCGGCACAGCTGCGCGTTTCATGACGGGCGTGGCGTCCCTCGTGCGTCAGGGCAGCATTTCTCTCACGGGCaatgcgcgcatgcacgagcgtccGATCGGTCCGCTGGTCGATGCTCTCCAAAGCAATGGCGTCCACATCGACTACCAGGGCAAACCGGCATGCCTCCCGCTTCGCGTCGAGGGCACCGGCATGGGCCTGCGAGGCGGTCGTATCGAGCTCGCTGCCAATGTATCGTCGCAGTACGTGTCCTCGATCCTGCTCTGCGCACCGTACGCCCAGGCCCCGGTGGAACTGGCTCTTGTGGGCGGCAAAGTCATTTCGCAGCCGTATATCGACATGACCGTCGCCATCATGCGTGCGTTtggcgtgcacgtcgagcgcgtgggCGAGTATGTGTATCGCATCCCGCAGCAGACGTACACGGCGCCACCCACATACGAGGTCGAGAGTGATGCGAGCAGTGCGACGTATCCGCTGGCCTTTGCCGCGCTCACAGGCACGACCGTGACGGTTCCGCACCTAGGCCGCACGAGCTTACAGGGCGATGCGGCCTTTGCTTGCCAGGTGCTCGCTCCGATGGGCTGTGCGGTCGAGCAGACCGATACCACTACCACCGTCACAGGTCCGCCCGTCGGCCAACTTCGGGCGCTGGGCTCGGTGGATATGGAGTCCATGACGGATGCCTTTATCACGGCGTCGATGCTGTTCGCGGTCGCGCCTGGCCCGACTCGTATTACAGGTATCGCGAATCAGCGCGTCAAAGAGTGTGATCGTCTGCGGGCTGTGGTGACGGAGCTCGGCAAGTTGGGCGTTCGTGCATCGGAGCATGAggacggcatcgacatTGTGGGCGCGCCGATCTCGCAGCTCACCTCGAATGCCGAGTTGTCGTCGTACGACGATCATCGCATCGCCATGTCGTTTAGTCTGCTGGCATGTGTGGTGCCTGGCAGCACGACGATTCTCGAAAAGCGGTGCGTCGAAAAGACATGGCCCGCCTGGTGGGACGTGCTGCATGGGCCGCTGCATGCCTCGGTGTCTGGCGCGCACTTGCACGAGGCCCTTGTTCACGCACGCACCAAGCGCACGGGCGCCTGGCCGACGCCCTCGGCGTATGCCTCGGACGCGACGATCGTGCTGATCGGCATGCGGGCGTCGGGCAAGTCGCATGTGGGGCAGCGTCTCGCGGGCCTTTTGCACCGCACGTTCTTGGATGCCGACGAGGTctttgcgcagctgcatggtGATCTTGGTGCGTATGTCCAGTCGTTCGGCTGGGATGCGTTCCGTGAAGCTGAGGCGCAGATCCTTGCATCGCTGATTTCGCAGCATCCCACAGGGCATGTCCTGGCcctgggcggcggtgtCGTCGAGTATGCGCCGAGTCGCGCTCTTCTGGAGCATGTGCGGGAGCAGGTCGGGCCGGTCGTGCACATTGTGCGCAGCTATGAGGCCATCAGTGCCTTCCTTGCGACGAGTGATCGCCCCGCGTACGGCGAGCCTCTGAGCGATGTATATGCGCGCCGCCAGCCTCTCTatacgcgcgcggcgtgtaTGGAGACTGTCAATGCCAGTGATACCaccgccgaggcgctcgctcggcaGCTGGCTACGCCGCTCGGCCTGGGGCGGCTGCCAGCATCGCCCTCGTTTTTCCTCTCCCTCACGATGGCTGacatgcacgaggcgcgtcCGCTGATGACGCAGATCACGCCCGGTGTGGacgtgctcgagctgcgtgtggATTTGCTGCGCGAGTGTACGCCTGCGTTTGTGCGGGAGCAGGTCGCagagctgcggcgcatcacacCGCTGCCCCTTTTGTACAcggtgcgcagcgcgtcaCAGGGTGGTCGCCTGCCGGACGAGAGCGAGGATCTGTACTTTGAGCTCTTGTACCTCGGCTTGCGCATGGGCTGCGACTACATCGACCTCGAGATGCACCGTCCAGCCGCGCGTCtggcggccgtggccgAGGCCCGCGGCCGATCACTGATCGTTGCATCGCATCACGATACGGCAGGCGAGCTGCGGTGGACGGCGCCGgtcatgcgccgcatgtACGATCGTGGGCGCCAGCTGGGCGACATGGTCAAACTCGTGGGCGTCGCGCGGTCGTGGCAAGACTCGATGGATCTCGAGACGTTCCGTGCGACGGTCGCACgggacgcgccgcacccGTTGATTGCGATCAATATGCACGAGATGGGCCGCctctcgcgcatcgtgaATCCGCTCATGACGCCCGTCACGCATGAGCTCatgccgtcgtcggcggcacCCGGTCAAATGTCGGTGCGGGCGATTCACGAGGCGCGTCACCTGCTAGGCCTCTtgccacgccgccgcctgttCCTGTTAGGCTCGCCGATCGCCCAGTCGCAAAGCCCGTTGATCCACAATACGGGCTTCCAGGTGCTGGGCTTGCCGCACGTGTATGAGCGCTTCGAGACGAGCACGGTCGATGAGCGACTCGTGCAGCTCCTTCATGCGCCCGACTTTGGCGGAGCGAGTGTCACGATACCACTCAAGCTGTCCATTATGCAGCTACTGGACTCCATTTCTCCTGAAGCGCAAGTGATTGGTGCGGTGAACACGATCGTGCCGCGACGTGACAGTGACACGGGCCGAgtggcgctgcacggcgaAAACACCGACTGGCACGCGATCTACGACCGGGCTCGGGCCGCCCATGTGCGATCGGACGGACTTGTGGCACTCGTCATTGGTGCTGGTGGGtctgcgcgcgctgctctGTACGCCATGCACCGCCTCGGCGCTTCGTGCATCCTGCTGTACAACCGCACGTACGACAaggccgtggcgctcgccgagcaAGTGCCGGTGGAGTGGCATGTGGAGGCAATTCCGTCGTTGGCGTCGGTGGGCGCGAGGGCCGAccacgcgcagctgcgtgtCGTGGTGAGCAATGTGCCGGCGGCCGCCACGTCGCTATCGCCTGAGCAAGGGGCGGACATTGTGCTTCCCAAGGAGTTGCTGCCTGCCCAGAGTGGCGTCGCGATCGATATGGCGTACGGCGTGGAGCACACGCCTctgctggtgctggcgcagatGCATGGATGGCATAcggtgcgtggcatcgACATTCTGCTTTCACAGGCGTATCGCCAATTCCGGCTGTGGACGCAACTGCCGCCGCcctgcgccgcgatcgAGCACGAGGTCCTGCCGGCCTACGCTGCCTCGCTTCCTTAG
- a CDS encoding ATP-dependent permease has product MVRIAVAGLSRLGVPLMHACAVRTGMAGPCGVAMMRAQIPMARPVAPLTALFRASLHTSRVVMDKKPARQSSGVLSQVVSALRDMASSRPTQGKSSQYPAVRRLMELMRPELRGIVLALGLLLIASLVSLSVPFTIGKVVDFFSQPDARFPFGLTMPTVATLLLCVFATGALARASSNILLELTGVRVIQRIRERAFSNALRQDVSFADKGAGDTVSRINMDCNLVGGAITTDLADGLRSTVTVLASCSAMFYISTKLTLVMMLVIPPAALCAAYYGRFLRNLTNKTQDAVGVMTRTAEERLSPAAFRTISASGTQRAEEKRFDARVQEIAALQTKEAYAGGIFHSGLGFVGNCTIVTLLTYGGHLVSLGQLTVGDLTSLLMYTAYLGGGLILMTNFFTSLMKGVGAGARVFGLLDQQPRIPLGQGVKLDVASMDRRGARIQFDDVHFRYPSRPEKAVLNGVSLDIQPGTSVALVGSSGAGKSSVHALLLRFYEPDSGRVMMDGRDIRTYTPESLRSVMSVVPQEPVLFEGTIAFNIGYGTPHATREQIERAARAAHCLEFVRTLPQGFDTVIGPRELSGGQRQRIAIARALVREPSVLLLDEATSALDSASELLINEAITSIINEGRTTVWIVAHRLSTVRAADTIMLLEDGRIAEQGTFEQLDQPGTRFRALMQSQLTAPPPPAPAAVPDGRRAYSTAACRRHVPAAPVWSVREATQAADTAPLLDPARLAHMHRLAALPQPATAEEMERLRAELEPLVAVMHSTQATGEYDAVPETAWSGWRATDEAPLTRSELEAGGGHWRAGYVVSSK; this is encoded by the coding sequence ATGGTGCGCATCGCAGTGGCGGGTCTGTCGCGCCTAGGCGTCCCATTGATGcatgcgtgcgccgtgcgcacgggCATGGCAGGGCCATGTGGTGTTGCCATGATGCGCGCTCAGATCCCGATGGCGCGACCGGTGGCGCCCCTGACGGCGTTGTTCCGTGCCTCGCTGCACACGTCTCGTGTGGTGATGGACAAGAAGCCAGCGCGCCAGAGCAGTGGCGTGCTATCGCAAGTTGTATCGGCTCTGCGTGATatggcatcgtcgcggCCTACGCAGGGCAAGTCATCGCAGTACCCGGCGGTGCGTCGTTTGATGGAGCTGATGCGGCCCGAGCTGCGGGGCATTGTGCTGGCCCTAGGTCTGCTCTTGATAGCGTCGCTCGTATCGCTTTCGGTGCCTTTTACTATCGGCAAGGTCGTCGACTTTTTCTCGCAGCCTGACGCCCGATTCCCGTTCGGCCTCACGATGCCGACGGTCGCTACGTTGTTGCTGTGTGTCTTTGCCACCGGTGCGTTGGCGCGTGCGAGCTCGAATATCCTGCTGGAGCTGACGGGTGTGCGTGTGATTCAGCGGATTCGCGAGCGGGCGTTCAGcaatgcgctgcgccaggaTGTGTCGTTTGCCGACAAGGGCGCGGGCGACACTGTCAGTCGGATCAATATGGACTGCAATTTGGTGGGTGGGGCGATCACGACGGATCTGGCGGATGGTCTGCGCTCGACGGTGACGGTCctggcgtcgtgctcggcCATGTTTTACATATCGACGAAGCTCACGCTCGTCATGATGCTTGTGATTCCGCCTGCCGCGCTGTGCGCCGCCTATTACGGCCGATTCCTGCGTAATCTGACGAACAAGACGCAGGATGCCGTGGGTGTGATGACTCGCACGGCTGAGGAGCGCTTGTCTCCTGCGGCGTTCCGTACGATTTCGGCGTCgggcacgcagcgcgcggAGGAAAAGCGCTTTGACGCTCGTGTTCAGGAGATTGCCGCGCTGCAGACCAAGGAGGCGTACGCGGGCGGTATTTTCCACTCTGGTCTGGGCTTTGTGGGGAACTGTACGATCGTGACGCTGCTCACGTACGGCGGTCATCTCGTGAGTTTGGGGCAGTTGACGGTGGGTGATTTGACGTCGCTGCTGATGTACACGGCGTATCTGGGTGGCGGTTTGATCCTCATGACGAACTTTTTCACGTCGCTGATGAAGGGCGTCGGTGCGGGTGCGCGTGTGTTTGGCCTGCTGGATCAGCAGCCGCGGATCCCGCTGGGCCAAGGTGTGAAGCTGGACGTGGCGAGCATGgaccgccgcggcgctcgcaTCCAGTTTGACGACGTCCACTTCCGGTACCCGAGCCGTCCTGAAAAGGCGGTGCTGAATGGCGTGAGCCTCGACATCCAGCCAGGCACGAGTGTGGCTCTTGTTGGCAGCTCGGGCGCAGGCAAGTCGTcggtgcatgcgctgctgctgcgttTCTACGAGCCTGACTCGGGACGCGTTATGATGGATGGCCGCGATATTCGCACGTACACGCCTGAATCGCTGCGCTCCGTCATGAGCGTCGTGCCGCAGGAGCCGGTGCTGTTCGAGGGCACGATTGCGTTCAACATTGGCTACGGCACGCCTCATGCGACGCGTGAGCAGATTGAgcgagcggctcgtgcggcgcacTGCCTCGAGTTTGTGCGGACGCTGCCGCAGGGCTTTGACACGGTGATTGGGCCGCGTGAGCTGAGTGGCGGacagcggcagcgcatTGCGATTGCACGTGCGCTGGTGCGTGAGCCGAGTGtcctgctgctggacgaggcgacgtcggcgctgGACTCGGCGTCGGAGCTGCTGATCAACGAGGCGATCACGTCGATTATCAACGAGGGCCGCACGACCGTGTGGATCGTTGCGCACCGCCTCAGTACCGTGCGTGCGGCTGATACCATCATGCTGCTGGAAGATGGCCGCATTGCCGAGCAGGGTACGTTTGAGCAGCTGGATCAGCCAGGCACGCGGTTCCGGGCGCTGATGCAGTCGCAGCtgacggcgccgccgccgcccgccCCAGCGGCGGTGCCGGATGGCAGGCGGGCGTACAGCACGGCCGCTTGCCGTCGACACGTCCCGGCCGCGCCCGTTTGGAGTGTGCGCGAAGCGACGCAGGCGGCTGAcacggcgccgctgcttgacccggcgcgtctcgcgcacATGCACCGCCTGGCAGCTCTGCCGCAGCCGGCTACGGCGGAGGAGATGGAGCGTCTGCGTGCGGAGCTGGAGCCGCTGGTGGCCGTGATGCACTCGACGCAGGCGACGGGCGAGTATGATGCGGTGCCTGAGACGGCGTGGTCCggctggcgcgcgacggacgaggcgccacTCACACGCAGCGAGCTGGAGGCGGGCGGGGGCCACTGGCGCGCCGGCTATGTGGTGTCATCGAAGTAG